From one Tsukamurella tyrosinosolvens genomic stretch:
- a CDS encoding Asp23/Gls24 family envelope stress response protein, with amino-acid sequence MTSTTTKPAATADETTATKPGTAVATQVGRGSTNIADVVVSKIAGIAAREVDGVYDLGGQAARVVGRIRETLPGAPDLTQGVTVEVGERQAAVDVTIVAEYGVAIHDLAAGIRSNVIDAVESMTGLEVTEVNVTVHDVHFADDDDVATGEASTESRVQ; translated from the coding sequence ATGACCTCGACCACCACCAAGCCCGCCGCGACCGCCGACGAGACGACGGCCACGAAGCCCGGGACCGCGGTCGCGACGCAGGTCGGGCGCGGCAGCACCAACATCGCCGACGTGGTCGTGTCCAAGATCGCCGGCATCGCGGCCCGCGAGGTCGACGGCGTCTACGACCTCGGCGGCCAGGCCGCCCGCGTCGTGGGCCGCATCCGCGAGACCCTTCCGGGCGCGCCGGACCTGACGCAGGGCGTCACCGTGGAGGTCGGCGAGCGGCAGGCCGCCGTCGACGTGACGATCGTCGCCGAGTACGGCGTCGCGATCCACGACCTGGCCGCCGGCATCCGCAGCAACGTCATCGACGCCGTCGAGTCCATGACCGGCCTCGAGGTGACCGAGGTCAACGTGACCGTCCACGACGTCCACTTCGCCGACGATGACGACGTCGCCACCGGCGAGGCGTCGACGGAGTCGCGGGTCCAGTGA
- a CDS encoding RNA polymerase sigma factor, with amino-acid sequence MFDSELLPSLSDETLTRRAQRGDAAAFDVLVQRHAPALHRFVARTMPERSDCDDIVQESLIAAWKALPSFAFRSTLRTWLFSIAARKTADVLRRRAPVVDSEAVDEAVAREPGPVEKATDRDFLDALARELGRLPYPARAAWWLREVDGLSIAEIAGVLRTTEGSVRGHLQRTRQRLADTLGEYWP; translated from the coding sequence TTGTTCGACTCGGAGCTGCTGCCGTCGCTGTCCGACGAGACCCTGACGAGGCGCGCCCAGCGCGGCGACGCCGCGGCCTTCGACGTGCTCGTGCAGCGCCACGCGCCCGCCCTGCATCGCTTCGTCGCGCGGACGATGCCCGAACGCAGCGACTGCGACGACATCGTGCAGGAATCCCTCATCGCCGCGTGGAAGGCGCTCCCGAGCTTCGCCTTCCGCTCGACCCTGCGGACGTGGCTGTTCTCGATCGCGGCCCGCAAGACCGCTGACGTGCTGCGTCGCCGCGCCCCCGTCGTCGACTCGGAGGCCGTCGACGAGGCCGTCGCGCGGGAGCCCGGCCCCGTCGAGAAGGCGACCGACCGGGACTTCCTCGACGCCCTCGCGAGGGAACTGGGACGTCTGCCCTACCCGGCCCGTGCGGCGTGGTGGCTCCGCGAGGTCGACGGGCTCTCCATCGCCGAGATCGCGGGCGTCCTGCGGACCACGGAGGGGTCGGTGCGCGGCCACCTCCAGCGGACGCGGCAGCGCCTCGCGGACACGCTGGGGGAGTACTGGCCATGA
- a CDS encoding CsbD family protein: MGIADDAKNKAEDLKGRAKEAAGAATGDDDLKAEGQADQGLAAAKEKIADAADKVKEGVDAVKDKLSGN, from the coding sequence ATGGGCATCGCAGACGACGCCAAGAACAAGGCCGAGGATCTCAAGGGACGTGCCAAGGAGGCCGCTGGCGCGGCCACGGGCGACGACGATCTCAAGGCCGAGGGCCAGGCGGATCAGGGCCTCGCCGCGGCGAAGGAGAAGATCGCCGACGCCGCGGACAAGGTCAAGGAGGGCGTCGACGCCGTCAAGGACAAGCTCTCCGGCAACTGA